The Balaenoptera acutorostrata chromosome 6, mBalAcu1.1, whole genome shotgun sequence genome includes the window attaaaatattctgcTGAATGTGAAATTGTACCATATTTACATCTTAATCAACACTGGTACGACTCAGAATTATTACAGTCTAAAAgatactatttttttctaaaaaagcaGATTGGGAGATATGGGGTACAGGAAGGTGATTCAGATTCAAGATTcaagtatgttaaaaaaaaaaatctcttctgccCTAGATACTaggctttttttctttggtttcaaAACTGGGTCAACAATCTACAAATGTGATGTTAATGAATACAGCATAAAGAcctgaaaaaaatctgattataCCAGCAGTTTGGTGACATACTGGTAAAGCTGTTCTGTAAATGCTTCAGGGGAAAACTTCTCTTTCACCCTGGCTCTTCCGGCCAGTCCCATTGTGGCCTTTAAGGAAGGTTCATGGATGAACCTTTCTATTGCTTCTGAGAAGTCAACTGGGTCAGGCTCACACAGAAACCCTGTGACGCTGTGGACAATGGACTCCAAGGGCCCGCCTGAATTAACAGCAATGACTGGGCACTGCATGTACATGGCCTCCAAGGGAACGATGCCAAAGTGCTCATTGCTTGGTGTGTAAAGCACACACGTGCAGCCGTGGAGGAGTGAGATTTTCTGTTTGTCCGAGCAAGACCGAAGGAAAGTCACATACTGGCCTAGGTCAGACTGCTGGACCATTTTCTTCAATTCCTGGTAGTGTTGTACATTCTCCAGGACTCTCTCATCATAACCACCTGCAATGATCAGATGAACTTTGTCCCAATCTTGGGATGACAATCTTCCACGCAGCTTTACTAGGGCTTCTAGTGCCAAAgtcagatttttcttcctttcatatcTGTTGATGGAGAGGAGTATGAATTTTTTCTCCTTGGGGACTATGTCATCAAGCTTTTCAAGAACAGCTGAATCGAAGCTGGTGATATTCAGAGATGGGTAGAGGACATCGGGGTCTATGTGAGACAGGGACTTGAACGTTTCCTTAAAAATGGCAGCTGTGAACCGGCTGTTGACCAAGATGCAGTCTGCCATGCCTGTGGTGTATTCCTCTACCCAGTCAATTGGGGCCCTGTACAGGCGTTTAATAAAAGAATCTCTCCTGGTGAGAAGCAGATCTGGGAAGTGACAGTAAAACAGGATTTTCTTACGCCGTCTGGCCAGCTTGAACACTGGGATACAGGCAGACACCTAgccaaagcaaaaatcaacagcAGATGAAGTGACTGGTCGACTAAACTTCAACCAAATCAAAGAAACAGATACCTACCCTGCCTGCTAGTCTGTGGGCCCTTCATGGGCAATGTCTGGTTCTGCTTTGTGTGCCCCCAGACTCTCACCTGGTACAATGCCTGGTGTACAGAAGGCTGGTAGACAGTTTCTGGATATGTGCTAAATATTTAAAGCTGCAAGTCCAGTGGTTTCCTCTAGAACAGCACTGTCCAATGGTAATAAAAATCTACTAACTACACTAACAACTTCTTAAaggttaaattaattttaatgtattttatctaAAATACTATCACTTCAAAAtgtaattaatacttaaaaagttAATGAgatcttctattctttttttctttttcacattaaatctttaaaatcagatgtgtattttacacttacagcacatctcagttcagactagccacatttcaagtgctcaatagccacctatggctagtggctaccacacTGGACAGAGCCACTCCAGTATCTTCCTCGTCCTAaggaagtgaatgaatgaactatagCAGTTTAGAGTGTAGGCTCTGGAATCAAGATTGGCAGGGTTTGAATTTCAGCTCTActagctagctgtgtgaccatgaccAAGTAATATAcctctctctctgggcctcagtttcttctgtaaACTGGTGACaattccagtttaaaaaaaaacccatatagtTTTTGTCATTATTAAATGCACTAGTGCATGTAAAACATGTAAGAATTTAGCACACACTATGTGCTCAGTATTTATTGAAATGTTAACCATAATCATTACTAAAAACTTTCCTGTTGGGTAATCTTTACAAGTCAATCTCCGGCTCACTTAATACCTGAAAAAGGTGAGCTTTAGGGATATTGAGTGATTTATCCAAAGCTACTTAGAAAGTAGCTGATATGGAACTTGAATCCAGGTCTCCCACTTCCAAGCTCGGTTTTTTCTCTAGCCACTACAGTCTCAGCTGCCTCATACTTACTGACTAGTTTTACACATGCAGGATATTTGGTAAATGCCCACgtttctcaaaaagaaatagCTTGTACACAAGCAAGGATGATCAAAAGTAACTCAGAagtaataattaaagaaatacaaatgcaaaCGTGATGCCATTTCCACCTATTAGTTTATCAAAGATTAAAATGCTGATATCATCCAATGTGCACAAAAGGATGGAGTAACAGGCTCTATCACTGTGGGAGAGTAGAATGACAGAACCTCTTTGGAAGGCAAATTTGGCAAAAGCTATTGacatttaagatgtacaactCTTTGACCTaccaattttatttctatgaatttcaAAGGCTATGCTTGcagaagtacaaaaaaaaaaaaaggcataaagatGTTCATTACAACACTGATCTATTCACAAAAT containing:
- the ALG2 gene encoding alpha-1,3/1,6-mannosyltransferase ALG2, translated to MADEQGQDEDLGPKPSVLFLHPDLGVGGAERLVVDAALALRARRCSVKIWTAHYDPGHCFAESRELPVRCAGDWLPRSLGWGGRGAAICAYVRMIFLALYVLFLGDEEFDVVVCDQVSACIPVFKLARRRKKILFYCHFPDLLLTRRDSFIKRLYRAPIDWVEEYTTGMADCILVNSRFTAAIFKETFKSLSHIDPDVLYPSLNITSFDSAVLEKLDDIVPKEKKFILLSINRYERKKNLTLALEALVKLRGRLSSQDWDKVHLIIAGGYDERVLENVQHYQELKKMVQQSDLGQYVTFLRSCSDKQKISLLHGCTCVLYTPSNEHFGIVPLEAMYMQCPVIAVNSGGPLESIVHSVTGFLCEPDPVDFSEAIERFIHEPSLKATMGLAGRARVKEKFSPEAFTEQLYQYVTKLLV